A stretch of DNA from Desulfobacterales bacterium:
TAGTTGACCGCGGCCACGATATCATAAATCTCATCTTCCCGGTCACCCGCCACATTTTCCCCCATACGGTTGCTGTTATAACTGTCCCGGGTATAGGCCAATTCGAAACTCGCCTTGATTTTTTTTCTGATTCTCTGACTATAAGTCACGCTCAGGTTGTCCGTGACCGTGTAATCAGCGGTTTCGATATTGCTTTCGTTTGTGCGCCGGTAAGCACTGATGGTCATTCCCGTATAGGCGGTAAACGCGTAATCGATCTTCGCTTGAAAAATGCCGATATTTTCTTGCTCCGAAGCGTCTATATCATAGTTTTTCAAGCCCCATCCGGCCTTGATCATGCCGGTTGACTTTCCGGTCATTCGCCACCGCAGCCCGCCGAAAAAATGATGCTCATCGCCATCCCAGACATTCTCGGAATCATAGACGATGTCGACGTATTCATACTCCCCGAACAGGGCGGTTTTTGAAAATAACTGAAAAAAAAGCGCGGCTGAGGCCGAAGCGTCATTCCGGTCGCGAAAGTCATTTCGGCCGGCCAGATAGTCCACATAAAAACGCGAATAATCCGCTTCCACCGACAGTTTCGACGAGATCGGATACGCGCCGAACACGCTGAAAAGATTACTGCTGTATTTATCCAGCGCCAGCGTCGCGGAGGTGACTCCCGCCCCCCGCTCATCGTTGGTATAATGGTACTGATCTTTCACCCCGAGCGTGAGCCCGCCGCTGAAATTATAGGCCACCGATCCTTCAGCCAGGTGCCGCTGCGTGTTTTCCCCCGAGTGATCCGCATACACCTCAAATTCCGGGCTGTAAAACAAATGCGCCCGAAGCCGCCGAAAGGACTCGGACCCGGCGCCGCGAATGACAACCCCACCGGGCGTAATACTAGCCGTGGCCGTTTCCGGAAGCCGTTCTTTTCCCCCCGGCAGCACAAACCAAACCCCGGGCGTAATCCGCGTGATAGTATCCGACGCGTTATCCCGATCCGAATAATAAATATTATCCGAATAAAGTTCCGCCACAGATAGAAATCCATGGCAATACCCGCCGGCCCGCTCAAATACAGCGCCGCTGATGGTGCCGCCTGAGTTCGTTTCGGCGGCGTAAGCGTTAACCAAATTGGAAAAGAGCAGTGCTAACGTAATCGCAATGATAGGTAATGGGTTCATTAAAATAGAATCACCTTATTGACATGAGCAGCTATTAGACCAGCCACCGCATTGGGGTTTGCGCGGTTTATATACCGAGCCGTCGCAGCAGTCAGCTTGAAATGTGTCACAACCGCTCAAATTCCATTTTTCCTTTTCCAACACACTGTTGGATGCGTACAACCTATCATCCGTTGACATACCATATGATCCCGTATCTTCTACCGCTTGATCCACTTCTCCGGTAGACATGATTTCTTCCTCATGTGCGGCTTGCCGATTGTCCGCGGCATGGGTGGGTAAAGAAACTAACAACATGAAGAAGGAAACCAAAATCGCACACGTTTGTTTTTTCATGTTCAACTCTCCTTTTAATAGCGTTAAAATATTTGCGACAGGAAGCTTTTCTACTTAAGGCCGGATATTTTTCCCAACCATTTCGGCGTACACGCCATCAATCGCCGTCAACTCGTCATGCGTCCCAATGTGCAATATCCTTCCTTGATCCAGGACCAGAATTTTATCCGCCATGCGAATAGTCGATAACCGGTGGCTGATGAGGACGGCGCTATTGCCGTTCAAAAGTGAGCGAAAGCGTGTAAGTACTTCGTATTCTGTTTGAACATCCAGCGCGCTGGTCGGCTCATCCAGAACAAGAATGGGTGCATTGCGGTAAAACGCACGCGCCAGGGCCACCTTTTGCCACTGGCCGACGCTGAGTTCTTCCCCGTTTTCAAACCATTTTCCCAACATGGTGTCATACCCGGCAGGAAGCCCGGAGATGACATGGT
This window harbors:
- a CDS encoding outer membrane beta-barrel protein is translated as MNPLPIIAITLALLFSNLVNAYAAETNSGGTISGAVFERAGGYCHGFLSVAELYSDNIYYSDRDNASDTITRITPGVWFVLPGGKERLPETATASITPGGVVIRGAGSESFRRLRAHLFYSPEFEVYADHSGENTQRHLAEGSVAYNFSGGLTLGVKDQYHYTNDERGAGVTSATLALDKYSSNLFSVFGAYPISSKLSVEADYSRFYVDYLAGRNDFRDRNDASASAALFFQLFSKTALFGEYEYVDIVYDSENVWDGDEHHFFGGLRWRMTGKSTGMIKAGWGLKNYDIDASEQENIGIFQAKIDYAFTAYTGMTISAYRRTNESNIETADYTVTDNLSVTYSQRIRKKIKASFELAYTRDSYNSNRMGENVAGDREDEIYDIVAAVNYAFRKWITAGVEYTHAERDSSFEDYEYSVNEFLFKISCSL